The Acidobacteriota bacterium genome includes a region encoding these proteins:
- a CDS encoding antibiotic biosynthesis monooxygenase — translation MFARLTTLSFRNDKFEEGVNLFKKSVVPAARAQEGFQAIYLLVDREAGRCVAMTLWKDRAAAAANEQNRYYQEQLVKFLPFYTAPPIREGYDVAVKP, via the coding sequence ATGTTTGCACGCCTGACGACACTGTCTTTCCGCAACGATAAGTTCGAAGAGGGCGTCAATCTCTTCAAAAAGAGCGTCGTCCCGGCCGCCCGGGCCCAGGAGGGCTTTCAGGCCATTTACCTGCTTGTCGATCGAGAAGCCGGCCGGTGCGTCGCCATGACGCTCTGGAAGGATCGAGCCGCGGCCGCGGCCAATGAGCAAAACCGCTATTATCAGGAGCAGCTCGTCAAGTTTCTGCCTTTCTATACGGCGCCGCCCATCCGCGAAGGGTACGATGTCGCCGTCAAGCCCTAA
- a CDS encoding ion transporter, producing MRPQLAKARRQLYEIIFETRTRAGRRFDLVLLWLITTSILVVILDSVPEIHDMAARPLLAVEWFFTIAFTVEYLLRIWSSSKPLKYIFSGWGLIDFIAIFPTYFSLIFPGSQSFMVVRALRLFRVFRILKLNRHVAAARRLTAALRASVYKISAFLFAMLALVVIMGSIMYLVEGDENGFSSIPQGIYWAVITVTTVGYGDLVPQTVLGKFISSFIMIIGYSIIAVPTGIFTAEMIRSNGARKACAECRHKNELSARFCSHCGHAF from the coding sequence ATGCGTCCGCAACTTGCCAAAGCCAGGCGACAACTGTACGAAATCATTTTCGAGACGCGAACGCGGGCGGGGCGGCGGTTCGATCTCGTTCTGCTGTGGCTCATCACCACAAGCATCCTGGTCGTCATCCTGGACAGCGTTCCCGAGATCCATGACATGGCCGCCCGGCCGCTTCTGGCCGTCGAATGGTTCTTCACGATCGCATTCACCGTCGAATACCTGCTGAGAATCTGGAGCAGTTCGAAGCCCCTGAAATACATTTTCAGCGGATGGGGGCTCATCGATTTCATCGCCATTTTTCCGACGTATTTCAGCTTGATATTCCCCGGCTCCCAGTCCTTCATGGTCGTCCGGGCGCTTAGACTGTTCCGCGTGTTCCGCATCCTTAAGTTGAACCGCCACGTCGCGGCGGCGCGGAGGCTGACGGCGGCCCTGAGGGCGAGCGTCTACAAGATCAGCGCCTTCCTGTTCGCCATGCTGGCCCTCGTCGTCATCATGGGGTCTATTATGTATCTCGTCGAGGGCGACGAAAACGGCTTCTCGAGCATCCCGCAGGGCATCTACTGGGCCGTGATCACCGTGACAACCGTCGGCTACGGCGACCTCGTCCCGCAGACCGTGCTCGGCAAATTCATATCGTCCTTCATCATGATCATCGGCTACTCCATCATCGCCGTCCCCACCGGGATCTTCACCGCGGAGATGATCCGGTCGAACGGCGCCCGGAAGGCCTGCGCGGAATGCCGTCACAAGAACGAGCTTTCGGCCCGTTTCTGCAGCCACTGCGGCCATGCTTTCTAA